The following is a genomic window from Paenibacillus sp. FSL R5-0766.
GATCCCACTGACCAGCCTCTGTTTGCGACCGCTCATATTGGTGCCAAGCACACCAGCGATAATCAACAATGCACCAATATAGTGGTAGTAACCCACTGGTTCATGTAATATCCATGCACCTCCTACGATGGAGATAAGCGTGGACAGATTGCTGAATACACTCATTTGCGAAGCCTCCAGATGAGTCAAAGCATAGCTCGCGAGCAGGGTGGAGACCATGGTGGAGAGGATCGCCAGATAGGCGAGTGCACCCAGATAGGATGTATCTCCAAGTGGTTTGATGTAGTCCATCATGGAACCGCTGGACGCATGCAGGATCAGGGAAGCGGCGTTAAATACAATACAGCCAACCATCAGTGTGACCCAGGTTAATTCCATTGGTTTGTACTTCTGGGTTAATGGTCTTGCAAGCACACCATACCCTGCAAAACAGACTGTGGATAGCAGCAATAATGCAATGCCCTTCAGATTACCTATAGACATGCCGCTTCCTTGCATCATGAAAATAAAGACCACTCCAGCAACAGATAGAAGCAGGAACAGCTTCTGCATCGTGTATGTGCGTTCTTTCAGGAAGACTGAAGCGAGAACAAGTGTGAATACAGGGGCCATGGCCTGAATAATACCCGCTTCCGATGAGTTGGAAGAGACAAGTCCAAAGGCTTGAAAGGCAAAAAATAAGACGGGAGATAAAAGCCCCAGTGGAATGATTCGCCACAGATCACGAAGGCTCAGTCGGATTTTGATCCAGCCAAAAATGACAGGAATGCTGACAACGATCAGCGACAGCGCGAATCGGTGGGCAAGCACATCAATTGGATGTGCAACAGAGACTGTCATTTTAACAAATAAAAAAGATAGACCGATAATAGCTGCGTACAATACAGCTGCGATATAGGCGTATCCCCGAGTGTGTGTTGTGTTCATGAATGCTCCTCCAATACAGTAGTCATAGCGCTTTATCTTTCATTATCCTGAATTATGTCAGGTTCGAGGCATGTGCTGGCCTTATTCAATATACTGCCAGGTGCATCGTGCTACAATAGATAAAAGGTTAAACTGTATCGGTACAGTTGTTGGAGAGGGATGGGTGCATTGAGAAAATACGAAGTGATTGCCGAAGCATTAAAGCAATGGATTCAGGAACAGATGCAGCAGCAGGATCGTCACCAGTGGGCAGATAAGGGCATCCGTCTTCCAGCCGTTCGAGTTGTAGCAGAACAATATCAATGCAGTGTAAGCACGGCTATTCGTGCATATGAGTGGCTGGAGCAGCGGCATTTGGTGTATGCCATACCTCAATCCGGTTATTATGCCGTACAGAACGGGACAGGTGCTCAGGACATGGACTGGCAGGGAGCGTTGGACTTTGCTTCAGCTGCTCCCGATCCAAGGGTGTTCCCTTATGCAGACTTTCGTCATTGTGTGGATCAGGCGATGGAGAAGAAGCAAGCAGAGTTATTTATGTATGGCACAGATCAGGGATTACCTTCGCTTATCATGCTGTTGCAGAAGCAGTTTGCGGATTATCAGGTATTTGCCAGATCGGAGCAGTTCTTCATCACATCAGGTGTGCAACAGGCACTGGCTGTACTGGCATTGATGCCTTTTCCCAATGGAAAGAGAAAAGTACTGCTTGAACTACCGACCTATCACAATATGCCCTCGCTACTGAGTGGATTGAATGTGCCGATTGCCGGTGTGAGACGTGCCCTGGATGGGCTGGACTGGGCATCGCTTGAACGTCAGTTTGCTGAAGGAGATATCAAGTTTTTCTATGTCATGCCGCGCTTTCACAATCCGATTGGCACATCGTTGACTGTTGCTGACAAGAAGAGACTGATCCGGCTTGCACAGCGGTACGATGTCTATCTGGTGGAGGACGATTATCTGGCCGATCTGGAGGACAGTACGAAACAGGACCCGCTATGGTCCTATGATACTGAAGGCCGGGTCATCTATTTGAAGAGTTATTCCAAAATTTTGTTTCCAGGCTTGCGCATTGGTGTAGCTGTTCTGCCTTCACCTCTAATTGAATCTTTTGGGGCTTACAAAAAAATGCTCGATATCGACACTTCCGTCCTGTCTCAAGCTGCGCTGGAGATCTATGTCCACAGCGGAATGTTTGCTCATCACAGGAAAGTGATTCGTAACCGCTATGCTGCCCGGATGCACACGGTGCATGAGCAACTGGACACATATCCAGACTTTGCTCCATTTATGGAGGCTCCTCGAACAGGAGGAGAGCATACCGTATTGCCTTTGGCGGGTAATATGCCGCTTCGTGTTCTGCTGTCCCGGCTTCAAAAGCGCGGAGTCATCGTTGATACGACAGAACGGTATTATCCGGAGGGAACATATCAGGTCCATCAGGATCAAATGCTGCGATTAAACATCTCCAATGTGCCGAAGCAGCGAATCGAGGAAGGGATGCAGAAGATCCGGGAGGAAATTTTAAAACTTCAGATCAGACAGAAATAAATTGAAGAATCGGAATGTTGTCCGTAAATAACAAAAGGCGTCCACACAAGTTGATTACTTGTTGAACGCCTTTTCCATGAGTTGTTTTCCATCTATAATACAGCTTGTACGCTATATGGTAGATGGAAATAATCCGATTTGTTCCTGAGCCATCGCCTTGAAGGAAGCTTCTGCAGCTTCCAATGTAGACTGAACATCCTCATCTGTATGAGCCGTGGTCAGGAACCAGGCCTCATATTTGGATGGAGCGAGGTTAATGCCACGGTCCAGCATATGACGGAAGAAGGAAGCAAACAGCTCTCCATCCGTGTCTTGAGCATGATCGTAGTTCGTCACCGGATGATTACAGAAATGGGTGGAGAACGCACCACGAATCCGGTTGATCGTCAGTGCAATCCCATGACGGTCAGCAGAAGCTTGCAGACCTGCTGTCAGGTCGATAGCAAGACGTTCCATCTCTTCATACACACCCGCACCTTGCAGGACCTCCAGACATGCGATACCAGCCGAGATGGATGCAGGGTTACCAGCCATCGTTCCCGCCTGATAAGCAGGGCCGAGTGGGGCAACCTGCTCCATAACATGTTTGCGGCCGCCGTAAGCACCGATTGGCAGGCCGCCGCCAATAATTTTGCCAAGAGCTGTCAGATCGGGTTCAATCTCCGCATGATTATCGAGTCCGGCATATGTCTGTGTAGAACCGTAATGGAAACGGAAAGCCGTAATAACCTCGTCATAGATAACCAGTGAGCCGTTGGCCCGTGTCATGGCACAGAGACCCTCCAGGAAGCCAGGTTCCGGCATAACCATACCGAAATTACCTACGATCGGTTCAACCATAACCGCAGCAACATCGTCACCCCAGTGCTCCAGTGCAGCTTTGAGGCTGTCCAGATCATTGTAAGGCACGGTGATGACCTCTTGCGCAATACTGGTTGGAATGCCTGCACTATCCGGGATACCCAGCGTAGAAGGGCCAGAACCGGCAGCTACAAGCACCAGGTCCGAGTGACCGTGGTAACATCCGGCGAATTTTACGATCTTGTTGCGTTTGGTGTAGGCACGAGCCACCCGAATCGTGGTCATGACTGCTTCCGTACCGGAGTTTACAAAACGCACTTTATCCATGGAAGGAATGGCTTCCTTCAGCATTTTGGCGAGCTTGATCTCCAGCTCTGTTGGGGTACCGTACAGTACTCCATTTGCTGCTGCTTCCGTAATGGCCTGCGTAATATGCGGGTGGGCATGTCCTGTAACAATCGGACCGTAAGCGGCCAGATAATCAATATAACGGTTGTCATCGACATCCCAGAAGTGGGCGCCTTGGGCTTTTTTCATAAATACAGGTGCACCACCACCAACGGCTTTAAAAGAGCGTGAAGGGCTGTTAACACCTCCTACAATATGCTCAAGTGCTTCTGCGTATAGAAGTTCGGAACGGGAACGTGATGTATTCATAAGATAACTTCCTTTCGTCATTCAAAATATGATAAAGGTACAAACCACAGAAAGATATGATGATTTTCTCATAATATGATAGCCGGGCACAACGAGAGGGCAGCGTAATGGCTGCCCTCTGCATGTTTAGTTTACATTACTGAGCCGGTTGCTCTGACTTTTGATCATCACCACTGGCTGTTTTATCTTCGGTGCTGGTCGTACTATCATCCGTTGTAGCAGGTGGATGAATAATATCCTGAATATGCTGCTTCAGCTTCTCTTCATTCGTAACCGTCAATACCTGCGCTCCACCAGCTGTCCGTTCTTCTTTCAGCAGGTTCATTGGCGGGATCTGCTCACTGCCGTTCATGCTGCTCTGGTAACCGAGTCCACCCAGCTTCCACATATCGGAGAGTGTCAGATTTGTATCTACGTAAGGATTAACCTGTTCCAGAATGGCAGGCAGCTTGGCAATGGTAGTTGTTGACTGCATTTTCGCTGTTACAGCTTTCAGCAATTCACGCTGACGCTCGGAACGAGCGAAATCCGACATCGCATCATGACGGAAACGAACGTACATGAGCGCTGTTTCGCCATCCAGATGCTGATACCCTTTTTTGAGATCAATATCGTATTCGTTATTGTCTGCTTTACTTGTATAGTGCATGTCCTTCTCCACATCGAAATCCACGCCGCCAACGGCATCCACCAATTTGATGAATCCCTGGAAATCCGTATACACATAATACTGTACAGGAATGCCGAGCAGGTCGCCCGCAGCTTGCATCGCTACGTTAGGGCCATGCGTGATCGCGGTGTTGATCCGCTCCTTACCGTACCCGTCAATATTGACGTAAGTGTCGCGCAGAATGGAGAACAGATTAATTTTTTTGGTAAGAGGGTCGAGCGATACAACCATCATGCTGTCGGAGCGAGGAACTTCACCTTTTTTCAATCCACGTGCATCGACACCCATAACGAGAATATTTACCGTTTCTGTGCCTTCCCATTTGGGTGGGTCAGGAGTATTTACTTTCTCCACATTCTCGATACCTGCGAATGGTGAATCGTCACCGTCCTTTGCCAAACCGTCCAACTGATTGAGAATAGAACCGAAATAATATGTCGCTGCTCCTCCAATAATTAACACGAAGGCGGCAAGAGAAATCCAGATGGTTCTCTTCGTCTTTCTGGTCATGCTAGCTCTCCTTTGTAATTGAGATAAAATATAAAATAAGTCCAAAGTTGTTTCTGTTATAATCTAGCCGAAGCCTTCCGCT
Proteins encoded in this region:
- a CDS encoding glutamate-1-semialdehyde 2,1-aminomutase; protein product: MNTSRSRSELLYAEALEHIVGGVNSPSRSFKAVGGGAPVFMKKAQGAHFWDVDDNRYIDYLAAYGPIVTGHAHPHITQAITEAAANGVLYGTPTELEIKLAKMLKEAIPSMDKVRFVNSGTEAVMTTIRVARAYTKRNKIVKFAGCYHGHSDLVLVAAGSGPSTLGIPDSAGIPTSIAQEVITVPYNDLDSLKAALEHWGDDVAAVMVEPIVGNFGMVMPEPGFLEGLCAMTRANGSLVIYDEVITAFRFHYGSTQTYAGLDNHAEIEPDLTALGKIIGGGLPIGAYGGRKHVMEQVAPLGPAYQAGTMAGNPASISAGIACLEVLQGAGVYEEMERLAIDLTAGLQASADRHGIALTINRIRGAFSTHFCNHPVTNYDHAQDTDGELFASFFRHMLDRGINLAPSKYEAWFLTTAHTDEDVQSTLEAAEASFKAMAQEQIGLFPSTI
- a CDS encoding PLP-dependent aminotransferase family protein, producing MGALRKYEVIAEALKQWIQEQMQQQDRHQWADKGIRLPAVRVVAEQYQCSVSTAIRAYEWLEQRHLVYAIPQSGYYAVQNGTGAQDMDWQGALDFASAAPDPRVFPYADFRHCVDQAMEKKQAELFMYGTDQGLPSLIMLLQKQFADYQVFARSEQFFITSGVQQALAVLALMPFPNGKRKVLLELPTYHNMPSLLSGLNVPIAGVRRALDGLDWASLERQFAEGDIKFFYVMPRFHNPIGTSLTVADKKRLIRLAQRYDVYLVEDDYLADLEDSTKQDPLWSYDTEGRVIYLKSYSKILFPGLRIGVAVLPSPLIESFGAYKKMLDIDTSVLSQAALEIYVHSGMFAHHRKVIRNRYAARMHTVHEQLDTYPDFAPFMEAPRTGGEHTVLPLAGNMPLRVLLSRLQKRGVIVDTTERYYPEGTYQVHQDQMLRLNISNVPKQRIEEGMQKIREEILKLQIRQK
- a CDS encoding LCP family protein, with product MTRKTKRTIWISLAAFVLIIGGAATYYFGSILNQLDGLAKDGDDSPFAGIENVEKVNTPDPPKWEGTETVNILVMGVDARGLKKGEVPRSDSMMVVSLDPLTKKINLFSILRDTYVNIDGYGKERINTAITHGPNVAMQAAGDLLGIPVQYYVYTDFQGFIKLVDAVGGVDFDVEKDMHYTSKADNNEYDIDLKKGYQHLDGETALMYVRFRHDAMSDFARSERQRELLKAVTAKMQSTTTIAKLPAILEQVNPYVDTNLTLSDMWKLGGLGYQSSMNGSEQIPPMNLLKEERTAGGAQVLTVTNEEKLKQHIQDIIHPPATTDDSTTSTEDKTASGDDQKSEQPAQ
- a CDS encoding DMT family transporter: MNTTHTRGYAYIAAVLYAAIIGLSFLFVKMTVSVAHPIDVLAHRFALSLIVVSIPVIFGWIKIRLSLRDLWRIIPLGLLSPVLFFAFQAFGLVSSNSSEAGIIQAMAPVFTLVLASVFLKERTYTMQKLFLLLSVAGVVFIFMMQGSGMSIGNLKGIALLLLSTVCFAGYGVLARPLTQKYKPMELTWVTLMVGCIVFNAASLILHASSGSMMDYIKPLGDTSYLGALAYLAILSTMVSTLLASYALTHLEASQMSVFSNLSTLISIVGGAWILHEPVGYYHYIGALLIIAGVLGTNMSGRKQRLVSGIKA